The genomic region AGAGCCAGAATGGTGATCCCCATGGGCACATGCGCGCTGAGAATCCCGATCTTGGCGTCGCCATCCGTCAGGCCCGCAGCACGGAAGCCGGAGGCAAGCAGGGCACAGATCAACAGCGCGCTTAGCCAGTGAATGGTGATCGCGACGGTGCCATAGCGATTGGATTGGCTTTTCATGTTGGTCCCTCCTTGTCAGATCTGTGGCGGTTCACTGCTCAGAGAGCGCGGCGCGGTAGGTCTTGATGACGGTATAGCCTCGCAGGAATTCTTCACGGCTCAGGAAAGCATCATCATTGGTATCCGCCCGGCGATAGTCCCAGGCCATCGCGCGGTGGTATTCGCGGAGGTCAATCGTACCATCACTGTTGCGGTCCCAATTTGCGAACAGGATATTGCGTGCGGCCTGAAACGCCTGCTGTCGGCCTTTTTTATCGGCGATAAACTCAAAGCCGAAATCCCATTCGATAAATTCGCCCTGCGCGATGGCCCCATCTTCATTGCTGTCAATGGAGGTGAAGATCGAGCGGCCGAAGTCCACGAATTGCCCCATGTCGATCTCAGCCGTCGCGCCGTCGCCGATTGATCCAAAGATCAGGTCCGACAGCTCCTGACCGGGGGTGGTTTCTGTGGACTGGGCTGCAAGAGGGGCCGCGACTGGCGCAATCAGGGTCAACAGCAGGGCGAGGGTGGATTTTGAGTTCATCATTCTAGCGCTCCTTCGGGTCTGATTTTATAGCGAGCTATTTATTTTGTTACATGCATTCCGAATCATCGTTGCTGTGGTGTATTATATAGTGAGCTATTTATAAATGAATAGCCTGCAATTCAATTTAACTGAGGATGTTATGAAACAGCCAAGAGAGACGTCTGCCGGATATCTGTTCAACCATCTGGCGCGGCTGTTTGCACAGGCGCTGCAAGAGCGGATACAGCCGTTGGGGCTGTCGATTGGTGTGTTCCCGATCATGCTGCACCTGTGGGAGGAGGAGGGGCTGACGCAGAAACAGCTGGTCCAACGGGTTGGGATTGAACAGGGCACCATGGCCAATACGCTCAAACGGATGGAGCGTGATGGTCTGGTCGTCAGCCAGCGGGATCTGAGTGACGGGCGGCGGCGGGAAATACGCCTGACAGAGCACGGACGGTCTCTGCGCAGTCCGGCATTGCGGATCGCGGCGGAGCAGAACACCTATATGCTGTCTGGTCTCACAAAAGAGGAGCAGGCGGAGATCCTGACCCTGGTCACCAAGATCATCCGAAGTGTCGAACGCTCCGCGATCAGCGAAAAAGAAGCCCGGGCTGACAGGGCCAGTTCTCACAGGGCCGATGGAGAGACGAGGTGACCCGCGTTTCGAGGCGTTATTGCATTCTATGCTATGGAATAATATAGGTAACGCATGACCTTTGATCAAAATACCTCAGCCGGATATCTGATAAATCAACTGGCGCGGCTTGCCTTTGAGGGGCTGCGCAAGGAAATCGAGCCGCTGGGCATTGTGCCCGGGCAGTTTCCGGCGCTGCTGGCGCTCTGGCAGCGCGACGGCCAGACCCAACGTGAACTGGTGGCCAAAACGGATGTTGAACAGGCAACCATGGCCAATACGCTGAACCGGATGGAGCGAGACGGGTTGATTGTCCGACAGGCGCATCCTGAGGATGGGCGGGCCCGGGTGATCTATCTGACGGAGAAGGCCAAGACGATCCGTGATCAGGCCTACCGGGCGGCTGGAGATGTGAACGACGCGATGCTGGCTGATCTGTCCGAGGCGGAACGCCGAACATTTATCGACCTGCTTCAGCGGGTGGTCAAAACGTTCCGTGGGGCGGACCTGGCCTGAGGCAACCCGTCCCCCCTTTCTCCGGCAAAGGCCTGGGGAAGGGGGGCGGGCGCACCGGTTCCGGGGGGCGGACCGGTTTCACGTTTGTCAAAAGACCCTAGTAGCCGGTGAAAGATTCGACCCG from Phaeobacter inhibens DSM 16374 harbors:
- a CDS encoding MarR family winged helix-turn-helix transcriptional regulator encodes the protein MKQPRETSAGYLFNHLARLFAQALQERIQPLGLSIGVFPIMLHLWEEEGLTQKQLVQRVGIEQGTMANTLKRMERDGLVVSQRDLSDGRRREIRLTEHGRSLRSPALRIAAEQNTYMLSGLTKEEQAEILTLVTKIIRSVERSAISEKEARADRASSHRADGETR
- a CDS encoding MarR family winged helix-turn-helix transcriptional regulator, whose amino-acid sequence is MTFDQNTSAGYLINQLARLAFEGLRKEIEPLGIVPGQFPALLALWQRDGQTQRELVAKTDVEQATMANTLNRMERDGLIVRQAHPEDGRARVIYLTEKAKTIRDQAYRAAGDVNDAMLADLSEAERRTFIDLLQRVVKTFRGADLA
- a CDS encoding signal transduction protein — encoded protein: MMNSKSTLALLLTLIAPVAAPLAAQSTETTPGQELSDLIFGSIGDGATAEIDMGQFVDFGRSIFTSIDSNEDGAIAQGEFIEWDFGFEFIADKKGRQQAFQAARNILFANWDRNSDGTIDLREYHRAMAWDYRRADTNDDAFLSREEFLRGYTVIKTYRAALSEQ